A portion of the Megalobrama amblycephala isolate DHTTF-2021 linkage group LG23, ASM1881202v1, whole genome shotgun sequence genome contains these proteins:
- the f9a gene encoding coagulation factor IXa: MASFILVLFPYIWLQAFAAPSSVFLDGEKADSILRRRRANTGLFEEFLQGNVERECMEEKCVLEEAREAFENDEKTMEFWASYTDGDQCKSSPCQNRGTCEDQMGTYTCNCLPGFVGKNCEIVTAKKCDVDNGGCEHFCVLLESRGTECRCASGYKLTDDGFTCEPIVKFPCGRAIKTAVRIIASGPTSVTNTSAQSSNRTIKSTSSILKTDNRTIPTGSKQKEAKISSPRVKLPEWTFAEYLTMPTVSAPKSRIVGGNPALPGEIPWQVALVSHSTQQVFCGGSILSPLWVITAAHCLVGSQNGSFFIRVGEHDVSKTEDTEQNLDVTRFFSHPRYDSKSSLYNHDIALLRLRTPIRLTPTIRPICLGPMLFSNSLLQSGSLATVSGWGRLRFQGRSAVTLQKVELPYVDRTVCKESSSDQITHLMFCAGYSDSPKDACQGDSGGPHAMRYHNTWFLTGIVSWGEECAKKGKYGVYTQVGNYYRWIQHVMGVTKGVLLKNVDQ; encoded by the exons ATGGCTTCATTTATTCTTGTTCTTTTCCCATATATTTGGCTGCAGGCCTTCGCAG CCCCAAGTTCAGTGTTTCTAGATGGAGAGAAAGCTGACAGCATTTTGAGACGCAGACGAGCAAACACAGGACTGTTCGAGGAGTTTCTGCAGGGGAATGTGGAGAGGGAGTGTATGGAGGAAAAGTGTGTCCTGGAGGAGGCCCGAGAAGCCTTTGAAAATGACGAAAAGACA ATGGAGTTTTGGGCGAGTTATACTG ATGGGGACCAGTGTAAATCATCACCCTGTCAGAACCGAGGCACGTGTGAGGACCAGATGGGCACATACACCTGTAACTGTCTACCAGGCTTTGTTGGAAAAAACTGCGAAATAG TGACTGCCAAAAAGTGTGATGTTGATAATGGTGGCTGTGAGCATTTCTGTGTTCTGCTGGAGTCTCGTGGGACAGAGTGTCGGTGTGCATCCGGATACAAGCTCACAGACGACGGATTCACGTGTGAGCCTATAG TGAAGTTCCCATGTGGCAGAGCTATTAAAACAGCTGTGAGAATAATTGCCAGTGGCCCCACTTCTGTAACGAACACATCTGCACAGTCTTCCAATCGTACAATCAAATCAACCTCCAGCATACTCAAAACAGACAATCGGACAATCCCAACAGGTTCTAAACAGAAAGAAGCGAAAATCTCGTCACCTCGTGTTAAACTGCCTGAATGGACATTTGCTGAGTATTTGACGATGCCTACAGTAAGTGCTCCAAAAAGCCGTATTGTTGGTGGCAATCCAGCCTTACCTGGAGAAATCCCTTGGCAG gtggcgctggtgtcTCACTCAACACAGCAGGTGTTCTGTGGAGGCTCCATTCTGAGCCCTTTATGGGTCATTACTGCAGCGCACTGTCTGGTAGGGAGCCAGAATGGATCCTTCTTCATCAGAGTTG GGGAACATGACGTCTCCAAGACTGAAGACACAGAACAGAATCTGGACGTCACCCGTTTCTTCTCTCATCCTCGTTATGACTCcaaatcaagcctctacaatcATGACATTGCTTTGTTGCGGCTGCGCACCCCCATCCGGTTAACTCCAACAATACGTCCCATCTGCCTGGGACCCATGCTCTTCTCCAACTCACTGCTGCAGTCTGGATCTCTGGCCACCGTCAGCGGCTGGGGCCGTCTGCGCTTCCAAGGACGAAGTGCAGTGACTTTACAGAAGGTTGAATTGCCTTATGTGGACAGAACAGTGTGTAAGGAGAGCAGCAGTGACCAAATCACACACTTGATGTTCTGTGCGGGCTACTCGGATTCTCCTAAAGACGCCTGTCAGGGGGACAGCGGAGGACCTCATGCCATGCGCTACCACAACACCTGGTTCCTCACAGGCATTGTCAGTTGGGGAGAAGAATGTGCCAAGAAAGGGAAGTATGGTGTGTACACACAGGTTGGTAACTATTATCGTTGGATACAGCATGTGATGGGTGTTACTAAAGGAGTACTGCTTAAAAATGTGGACCAATGA